From the Xenorhabdus ishibashii genome, one window contains:
- a CDS encoding hemolysin family protein — MLNSLLVILLLCAISAFFSLSEISLAASRRIKLKLMADEGNLNAAHVLKLQETPGLFFTVVQIGLNAVAILAGVVGESAFSPALKTLFMKFMRPEWADQLGFICSFIIVTSVFILLADLTPKRIGMIKPEAVAMKIINPMRFCLTICRPLVWLFNGLADGIFKLFNIPMERNEDITSDDIYAVVEAGAVAGVLRKQEHELIENVFELESRTVPSAMTSRESVVYFDKNEDEDSIKQKISTHPHSKFLVCDDDIDHVIGYVDSKDLLNLVLNGQSLNLKEGVQIRNALMIPDTLSLSDTLESFKAAGEDFAIILNEYALVMGVITLNDVMTTLMGDLVGQGQEEQIVVRDENSWLIEGGTPIEDVMRVLDIDGFPDSSHYETIAGFMMFRLRKIPKRTDSVKFGGYKFEVVDIDNYKIDQLLVTKVVTPLTQPNPLTSEQPHEKQS; from the coding sequence ATGTTAAACAGTTTATTAGTCATACTCTTGCTTTGTGCGATTAGCGCATTTTTTTCGTTATCAGAAATTTCTTTGGCTGCTTCAAGAAGAATAAAATTAAAACTCATGGCCGATGAAGGCAATCTCAATGCGGCTCATGTCCTTAAGCTACAAGAAACACCCGGCCTGTTTTTTACTGTCGTTCAAATTGGTCTTAATGCTGTGGCAATCCTTGCGGGAGTTGTGGGGGAATCGGCCTTTTCACCTGCACTGAAAACATTATTCATGAAATTTATGCGCCCAGAATGGGCCGACCAACTGGGATTTATCTGCTCTTTTATTATCGTTACCAGTGTCTTTATCCTGTTGGCTGATTTAACCCCTAAACGCATTGGCATGATTAAGCCCGAAGCCGTTGCCATGAAAATTATCAATCCAATGCGTTTCTGCCTGACTATTTGTCGCCCTCTGGTTTGGTTGTTCAATGGACTGGCCGACGGTATTTTCAAACTTTTTAATATCCCGATGGAACGTAATGAAGACATCACATCTGACGATATTTACGCAGTTGTTGAAGCCGGAGCAGTTGCAGGCGTACTTCGCAAACAAGAACATGAATTAATTGAAAATGTGTTCGAACTGGAGTCGCGCACTGTGCCTTCTGCCATGACTTCACGAGAAAGTGTAGTGTATTTTGATAAGAATGAAGACGAGGACAGCATCAAACAAAAAATCTCCACTCATCCTCACTCAAAATTTCTTGTTTGTGATGACGACATTGATCATGTCATCGGGTATGTGGACTCGAAAGATTTACTTAATCTCGTTTTGAATGGGCAAAGCCTCAATCTGAAAGAAGGTGTCCAAATCCGCAATGCCTTGATGATCCCAGATACGCTTTCACTCTCTGATACACTGGAAAGTTTCAAAGCCGCTGGAGAAGATTTCGCTATCATTCTCAATGAATATGCTTTGGTCATGGGTGTCATCACACTTAATGACGTTATGACCACCTTAATGGGAGATTTAGTCGGGCAGGGGCAGGAAGAACAAATTGTTGTTCGGGATGAAAATTCGTGGCTGATTGAAGGCGGCACACCGATTGAAGATGTGATGAGAGTACTGGATATCGATGGTTTTCCAGACTCCAGTCATTATGAAACCATTGCCGGTTTTATGATGTTCCGTCTGCGAAAAATTCCAAAACGCACGGATTCGGTGAAATTTGGTGGTTATAAGTTTGAAGTGGTAGATATCGATAACTATAAAATCGATCAATTGCTGGTGACAAAAGTTGTCACTCCCTTAACGCAACCTAATCCCCTTACCTCTGAGCAACCACATGAAAAACAATCCTAA
- a CDS encoding DUF1107 domain-containing protein: MKIFRHYNPVKIALYVKTLFRGRLYIKDMGAFEFNYGKILPPKIKDKRHFHVMSEVNQQVLRLQTEMG, from the coding sequence ATGAAAATCTTTCGCCATTATAACCCAGTGAAAATTGCTCTCTACGTAAAAACCCTATTTCGTGGGCGTTTATATATTAAGGACATGGGCGCTTTTGAATTTAATTATGGAAAAATTCTACCCCCGAAAATCAAAGATAAACGTCATTTCCATGTAATGAGTGAAGTTAATCAGCAAGTATTACGCTTACAGACCGAAATGGGATGA
- a CDS encoding YtfJ family protein, giving the protein MLIKIVLSAILSITPIFALAHNITLEQPVPAVSVTDKGELLLNDGKFSYQNWSSTELPGKVRTIQHIAGRSSAKEMNDPLIQALKHADFPKDKYQTTSIVNTDDAIFGTAVFVRNSLEDSKKQFPWSQFIVDSNGLVKKAWGLEPKSSVIIVLDKDGHVKFVKDGKLSNEDITHVISLIKKELEK; this is encoded by the coding sequence ATGTTAATAAAAATCGTGTTATCTGCAATATTGAGTATAACGCCAATATTTGCGCTCGCCCACAACATCACCTTAGAACAACCCGTTCCCGCTGTCAGTGTGACAGATAAAGGAGAACTGTTGTTAAACGATGGTAAGTTCAGTTACCAAAATTGGAGCAGTACTGAACTTCCGGGAAAAGTAAGAACGATCCAGCATATTGCCGGTCGTAGTTCCGCAAAAGAGATGAATGATCCCTTGATTCAGGCATTGAAGCATGCTGATTTCCCCAAGGATAAATATCAAACCACCAGCATCGTAAATACCGATGATGCTATTTTTGGTACGGCCGTTTTTGTTCGCAATAGCCTTGAAGACAGCAAAAAACAGTTCCCGTGGTCACAATTCATTGTCGATAGTAATGGGCTGGTTAAAAAGGCCTGGGGACTGGAACCCAAAAGTTCGGTAATCATTGTGCTGGATAAAGACGGTCATGTGAAATTTGTCAAAGATGGCAAGTTAAGTAACGAAGACATTACACATGTTATCAGCCTAATTAAAAAAGAATTGGAAAAATAG
- the cysQ gene encoding 3'(2'),5'-bisphosphate nucleotidase CysQ, with translation MLQQICQLAREAGKAIMEIYQAEQPLQVKHKMDDSPVTAADIAAHKIIKAGLLRIAPDIPLLSEEEPPTWEEWKNWQRYWLVDPLDGTKEFIRRNGEFTVNIALVEHGVPVMGVIYVPVQNVLYSGQGRQAWKEANGQMLPIKVMRAKPPVVVVSRSHKDDEELQDYLSQLGVHDTLSVGSSLKFCMVAEGKAQLYPRFGPTNIWDTGAGHAIAIAAGAHVTDWEGKTLDYTPRESFLNPGFRVRIF, from the coding sequence ATGCTACAACAGATCTGCCAATTAGCACGAGAAGCAGGCAAGGCGATCATGGAGATCTATCAGGCTGAGCAACCGTTGCAAGTAAAGCATAAAATGGATGACTCACCCGTAACTGCTGCGGATATTGCCGCCCATAAGATCATTAAAGCAGGATTGTTGCGCATTGCACCTGATATCCCGCTGTTATCAGAAGAAGAACCTCCGACATGGGAAGAGTGGAAAAATTGGCAGCGTTATTGGCTGGTTGATCCATTGGATGGTACGAAAGAGTTTATTCGCCGCAATGGCGAGTTTACTGTCAATATTGCCTTGGTAGAACACGGTGTACCTGTGATGGGAGTTATCTATGTTCCGGTACAGAATGTCTTATATTCAGGGCAAGGGCGTCAGGCGTGGAAAGAAGCCAATGGCCAGATGCTGCCCATTAAAGTTATGCGAGCGAAGCCGCCAGTCGTGGTTGTCAGCCGCTCTCACAAGGACGATGAGGAGTTGCAAGACTATCTTTCCCAGCTAGGGGTACACGATACACTTTCGGTCGGTTCTTCACTCAAATTTTGCATGGTTGCAGAGGGAAAAGCCCAACTTTACCCACGTTTTGGACCGACCAACATCTGGGATACAGGAGCTGGTCATGCCATTGCTATTGCTGCGGGGGCACATGTGACGGATTGGGAAGGGAAGACATTAGATTACACGCCGCGTGAATCTTTCCTGAATCCAGGGTTTAGAGTCAGGATTTTTTGA
- a CDS encoding peptidylprolyl isomerase, translated as MTKPSFESIEARASYGIGLQVGQQLQESGLQGLEPEALLAGLCDALESRSPAIPVEELHRALREIHERADSVRRERQQAMAEEGKKFLAENIQREGVSSTESGLQFSVLTQGDGVIPARTDRVRVHYTGRLIDGTVFDSSVQRGTPAEFPVSGVIPGWIEALTLMPVGSKWELYIPHNLAYGERGAGASIPPYSTLIFEVELLEIL; from the coding sequence ATGACAAAACCTTCTTTTGAGTCTATTGAAGCGCGGGCAAGTTACGGTATTGGTTTGCAGGTTGGGCAACAACTACAGGAATCTGGTTTGCAAGGGTTAGAGCCAGAGGCATTGTTAGCGGGGTTGTGTGATGCGCTGGAAAGCCGTTCTCCTGCTATTCCGGTAGAAGAACTGCATCGTGCGCTACGTGAGATACATGAACGTGCTGATAGCGTTCGTCGTGAACGTCAGCAGGCGATGGCAGAAGAAGGCAAAAAATTTCTGGCAGAAAACATTCAGCGTGAGGGCGTAAGCAGCACTGAGTCTGGTCTGCAATTTTCTGTTCTGACACAAGGTGATGGCGTGATCCCAGCTCGTACCGACCGTGTTCGTGTTCACTATACGGGTCGCCTGATCGATGGCACTGTATTTGATAGTTCAGTACAGCGTGGTACACCAGCAGAATTCCCTGTTAGCGGCGTGATCCCCGGTTGGATTGAAGCGCTAACCTTAATGCCAGTCGGTTCCAAATGGGAACTCTATATTCCTCACAATCTGGCTTATGGTGAGCGTGGCGCAGGTGCATCCATTCCTCCTTATAGCACGCTGATTTTCGAAGTGGAATTACTGGAAATTCTGTAA
- the rplI gene encoding 50S ribosomal protein L9, with amino-acid sequence MQIILLDKVANLGSLGDQVNVKAGYARNFLVPQGKAVPATKKNIEFFEARRAELEAKLTDVLAAAEARAEKISALGSVTIASKAGDEGKLFGSIGTRDIADAVTAAGVEVSKSEVRLPNGVLRTVGEHEVHFQVHSDVFAQLNVNIVPEA; translated from the coding sequence ATGCAAATTATTCTGCTTGATAAAGTAGCGAACCTGGGTAGCCTGGGTGACCAAGTTAACGTTAAAGCGGGTTATGCCCGTAACTTCTTAGTACCACAGGGCAAAGCTGTTCCTGCAACTAAGAAAAACATCGAATTCTTCGAAGCTCGCCGTGCTGAACTGGAAGCTAAACTGACTGACGTTCTGGCAGCAGCAGAAGCTCGTGCAGAGAAAATCAGTGCACTGGGTTCTGTCACTATCGCTTCTAAAGCGGGTGATGAAGGTAAACTGTTCGGTTCTATCGGTACTCGTGACATCGCTGATGCAGTGACTGCTGCTGGCGTTGAAGTATCTAAGAGCGAAGTTCGCCTGCCTAACGGCGTTCTGCGTACTGTGGGTGAACACGAAGTTCACTTCCAGGTACACAGCGATGTATTCGCACAGTTGAACGTTAACATCGTTCCAGAAGCTTAA
- the rpsR gene encoding 30S ribosomal protein S18, which produces MARYFRRRKFCRFTAEGVQEIDYKDIATLKNYITESGKIVPSRITGTRAKYQRQLARAIKRARYLSLLPYTDRHQ; this is translated from the coding sequence ATGGCACGTTATTTCCGTCGTCGCAAGTTCTGCCGCTTCACCGCGGAAGGCGTACAAGAGATCGATTATAAAGATATTGCTACGCTGAAAAACTACATTACCGAAAGCGGTAAAATTGTACCAAGCCGTATTACTGGCACTCGTGCAAAATACCAGCGTCAGCTCGCTCGCGCTATCAAGCGTGCGCGCTACCTGTCTCTGTTGCCTTACACTGATCGCCATCAGTAA
- the priB gene encoding primosomal replication protein N, translated as MTTNRLVLSGTVCKAPIRKVSPSGIPHCQFVLEHRSQQQEAGFSRQSWCRMPVIASGQLLQEYTHSITVGSRIIVSGFINSHYGRNGLSKLVLHAEQIELIDSGD; from the coding sequence GTGACAACCAATCGTTTGGTGCTCTCTGGCACAGTATGCAAGGCACCGATACGAAAAGTCAGTCCATCTGGCATTCCACATTGTCAGTTTGTGCTTGAACATCGTTCACAGCAGCAGGAAGCCGGATTTAGCAGGCAATCATGGTGCAGAATGCCCGTTATTGCCAGCGGACAGTTGTTACAGGAATATACTCACAGTATAACGGTCGGCAGTCGAATAATTGTTTCAGGATTCATTAATTCCCATTATGGGCGCAATGGTCTTAGCAAACTGGTTCTACATGCCGAGCAGATTGAATTGATAGATTCTGGAGACTAG
- the rpsF gene encoding 30S ribosomal protein S6, producing MRHYEIVFMVHPDQSEQVPGMIERYSATIANAQGQIHRLEDWGRRQLAYPINKLHKAHYVLMNVEAPQEAIDELETNFRFNDAVIRSMVMRVKHAVTEASPMVKAKDERRSRDLVLEEDLIDDADEAGDSEE from the coding sequence ATGCGTCATTACGAAATCGTTTTTATGGTCCATCCTGACCAAAGCGAACAAGTTCCGGGCATGATCGAGCGTTACAGTGCGACTATCGCTAACGCGCAAGGTCAGATTCACCGTCTGGAAGACTGGGGTCGTCGTCAACTGGCTTACCCAATCAACAAACTGCACAAGGCTCACTACGTTCTGATGAACGTTGAAGCGCCACAAGAAGCGATTGATGAGCTGGAAACTAACTTCCGCTTCAACGACGCCGTTATCCGCAGCATGGTTATGCGCGTTAAGCACGCAGTAACTGAAGCATCACCAATGGTTAAGGCTAAAGACGAACGTCGCAGCCGTGATCTGGTCTTGGAAGAAGACCTGATTGATGATGCTGATGAAGCTGGGGATTCTGAAGAGTAA
- the rlmB gene encoding 23S rRNA (guanosine(2251)-2'-O)-methyltransferase RlmB codes for MSEIIYGIHAVKALLERDPQRFMEVYVLKGREDRRLTPLLQELEGIGIAVQIANRQWLDAQAEGAVHQGIIARVKPGRQYQENDLPDLLSRLERPFLLVLDGVTDPHNLGACLRTADAAGVDAVIVPRDRSAQLNATAKKVACGAAESVPLIRVTNLARTLRLLQEHNVWIVGTAGEATHALYESKLTGPMALVMGAEGEGMRRLTREHCDELISIPMAGSVSSLNVSVATGVCLFEIVRQRSVR; via the coding sequence ATGAGTGAAATTATCTACGGTATCCATGCCGTTAAAGCCTTGCTGGAGCGCGATCCACAACGTTTCATGGAAGTTTATGTGTTGAAAGGGCGTGAAGATCGCCGTTTAACCCCATTATTGCAGGAGCTGGAAGGTATCGGTATTGCGGTACAAATCGCTAACCGCCAATGGTTGGATGCCCAAGCAGAAGGTGCCGTCCATCAAGGGATTATTGCACGAGTCAAGCCAGGGCGTCAGTATCAGGAAAATGATCTACCGGATTTGTTATCTCGGCTGGAGCGTCCATTTCTGCTGGTATTGGATGGTGTTACCGATCCACATAATTTGGGGGCTTGCTTGCGTACAGCGGATGCGGCGGGGGTTGATGCCGTGATTGTTCCTCGTGATCGTTCTGCCCAATTGAATGCAACAGCTAAAAAAGTGGCTTGTGGTGCGGCAGAAAGTGTACCGCTGATCCGTGTTACTAACCTTGCCCGGACACTGCGTTTACTGCAAGAACACAATGTCTGGATTGTCGGAACCGCGGGTGAAGCTACCCATGCTTTATACGAAAGCAAGTTGACTGGTCCGATGGCTCTGGTGATGGGGGCGGAAGGAGAAGGTATGCGCCGATTGACTCGCGAGCATTGTGATGAATTGATCAGTATTCCTATGGCGGGTTCAGTCTCTTCTTTGAACGTATCGGTTGCAACAGGGGTATGCTTGTTTGAAATCGTACGTCAGAGAAGCGTCCGGTAA
- the rnr gene encoding ribonuclease R produces MSKDPFQEREAAKYESPIPSREYILDIISKHATPVSRQELAQELQLTTPDALEALRRRLRAMERDGQLVFTRRQCYALPERLDLLKGTVIGHRDGYGFLRVEGHKEDYFLPADQMKMTIHGDVVLAQPLRPDRRGRIEVRIVRVLEPKSSQIVGRYFMDAGMGFVVPDDSRLCFDILIPKEATCGARMGNVVVVELTNRPTRRTKAVGKIVEVLGETMGTNMAVEIALRTHEIPHSWPPIVEKQIAGLDEHVPESAKQGRVDLRALPLVTIDGEDARDFDDAVYCERKRGGGWRLWVAIADVSYYVRPQTALDTEARSRGNSVYFPSQVVPMLPEVLSNGLCSLNPEVDRLCMVCEMTVSAQGKLSSYKFYEAVMNSHARLTYTKVWKILQGDQELREHYKPLVQHIEHLHELYQALEQAREQRGAISFESEEAKFIFNAERRIERIEPVVRNEAHKLIEECMILANIAAARFVEKHHEPALYRIHDRPREESILNLRSVFNELGLSLLGGMTPEPKDYAQLMKQVADRPDHELLQTMLLRSMKQAIYEPENRGHFGLALRSYSHFTSPIRRYPDLALHRAIKYLLVQEQEKGAVEHRGTPTGGWHNDMEQMLQLGDHCSMTERRADEATRDVADWLKCDFMQDQVGNVFTGLITSVTGFGFFVRLNDLFIDGLVHISTLDNDYYRYDNVGQRLIGESSGKTYRLGDEVEIRVEAVHMDERNIDFTLLSTTRKARQQGKTARDKAKKGTPERKNGKKGRDHKKSANFEPDSTFRKKKSTEKPKPSKKKKPSSKTKKIATKLKAKHAKKSAS; encoded by the coding sequence ATGTCAAAAGATCCTTTTCAGGAACGAGAGGCTGCAAAATACGAATCTCCTATCCCAAGCCGTGAATACATCTTGGATATCATTTCTAAACACGCCACTCCGGTAAGCCGTCAGGAATTAGCACAGGAACTTCAGTTAACCACTCCAGATGCACTGGAAGCACTGCGCCGCCGTTTGCGGGCAATGGAACGTGATGGACAGTTGGTTTTTACCCGTCGGCAATGTTATGCGTTGCCAGAAAGGCTGGATTTATTGAAAGGTACGGTGATTGGACACCGTGATGGCTATGGTTTTCTGCGTGTGGAAGGCCACAAAGAAGATTATTTCCTGCCAGCCGATCAGATGAAAATGACGATCCACGGTGATGTGGTACTGGCACAGCCCTTGCGACCAGACAGAAGAGGTCGTATTGAAGTGCGTATCGTGCGGGTTTTAGAGCCAAAAAGTAGCCAGATTGTTGGCCGGTATTTTATGGATGCAGGCATGGGATTTGTCGTCCCTGATGATAGCCGCCTCTGTTTCGATATTTTGATCCCAAAAGAAGCAACTTGCGGAGCAAGAATGGGTAACGTCGTGGTGGTTGAATTGACAAATCGCCCGACCCGCAGGACTAAAGCCGTCGGCAAAATTGTTGAAGTGCTGGGTGAGACGATGGGCACGAACATGGCGGTTGAGATTGCGCTGCGTACCCATGAAATTCCACATAGCTGGCCGCCAATAGTAGAAAAACAGATCGCTGGTTTGGATGAACATGTACCGGAATCGGCTAAGCAAGGTCGTGTAGATTTACGAGCGTTGCCATTGGTGACGATTGACGGCGAAGATGCACGAGACTTTGATGATGCTGTGTATTGCGAAAGAAAACGGGGTGGTGGTTGGCGATTGTGGGTAGCAATTGCTGATGTCAGCTACTATGTTCGCCCGCAAACGGCTTTGGATACAGAAGCACGCAGCCGTGGTAACTCGGTTTATTTCCCGTCCCAAGTCGTTCCTATGCTGCCGGAAGTGCTGTCTAATGGATTGTGCTCCCTCAATCCAGAAGTAGATCGTCTATGCATGGTGTGTGAAATGACTGTTTCCGCCCAAGGCAAACTCTCTTCCTACAAGTTTTATGAAGCGGTGATGAATTCACATGCCCGTTTAACCTATACCAAAGTCTGGAAAATTTTACAGGGTGATCAAGAGTTGCGTGAGCACTACAAGCCGCTGGTGCAACATATTGAACATCTGCATGAACTTTACCAGGCACTGGAACAGGCACGTGAACAGCGTGGCGCTATTTCGTTTGAATCGGAAGAAGCTAAATTTATTTTTAATGCAGAGCGTCGCATTGAGCGCATAGAACCCGTAGTACGCAACGAAGCACATAAACTTATCGAAGAGTGTATGATCCTGGCGAACATTGCCGCCGCTCGCTTTGTTGAAAAACACCATGAGCCAGCGTTATATCGCATCCATGATAGACCAAGAGAAGAGAGTATCCTGAACCTGCGTTCAGTCTTCAATGAGTTGGGATTGAGCTTGTTGGGTGGCATGACGCCAGAACCAAAAGATTATGCGCAATTGATGAAACAAGTTGCTGATCGACCCGATCACGAGTTACTGCAAACGATGCTGTTGCGCTCTATGAAGCAAGCGATCTATGAGCCGGAGAATCGGGGACACTTTGGTTTGGCATTGCGCTCTTATTCTCACTTCACTTCGCCAATCCGTCGTTACCCTGATCTGGCTTTGCATCGGGCGATCAAATACTTATTGGTACAAGAGCAAGAAAAAGGTGCAGTTGAACATCGCGGGACGCCAACAGGGGGTTGGCACAACGATATGGAACAGATGCTGCAATTGGGTGATCACTGTTCCATGACTGAGCGCCGTGCTGATGAAGCGACAAGGGATGTGGCAGACTGGCTGAAATGTGATTTCATGCAAGATCAGGTGGGTAATGTTTTCACCGGACTGATTACCAGCGTGACAGGATTCGGTTTCTTTGTCCGTTTGAATGATCTGTTTATTGACGGCTTGGTACATATTTCGACGCTGGATAACGATTATTATCGGTATGATAATGTCGGCCAGCGCTTGATTGGTGAATCTTCGGGGAAAACTTATCGTCTCGGTGATGAAGTAGAAATTCGGGTAGAAGCGGTTCATATGGATGAACGTAATATTGATTTCACCTTACTTTCAACAACCCGCAAAGCACGTCAGCAGGGGAAAACAGCACGCGATAAGGCGAAAAAAGGTACACCAGAACGTAAAAATGGTAAAAAAGGCCGTGATCATAAAAAGTCCGCCAATTTTGAGCCAGATAGCACTTTTCGTAAAAAGAAAAGTACGGAAAAGCCTAAGCCGAGCAAAAAGAAAAAACCGTCAAGCAAGACTAAAAAAATTGCAACAAAACTGAAAGCGAAGCACGCGAAGAAAAGCGCAAGCTAA
- the nsrR gene encoding nitric oxide-sensing transcriptional repressor NsrR, which translates to MQLTSFTDYGLRALIYMASLPAGQMTSITEVTEVYGVSRNHMVKIINQLSHLGLVNAVRGKNGGISLGKPANEIRIGDVVRSLEPLSLVDCSACQITPACRLKSVLNQAVEHFLEELDKHTVADMVRDNRPLYQLLLVK; encoded by the coding sequence GTGCAGTTAACCAGCTTTACTGATTATGGATTACGTGCCTTGATTTATATGGCCTCTCTACCAGCAGGCCAAATGACGAGTATTACAGAAGTCACTGAAGTTTACGGTGTCTCACGTAACCATATGGTAAAGATCATCAACCAACTGAGTCACTTAGGGTTAGTAAATGCTGTCAGGGGAAAAAATGGCGGCATTAGTTTAGGAAAACCTGCCAACGAGATCAGAATTGGTGATGTGGTTCGCTCATTGGAGCCTCTGTCATTGGTTGATTGTAGTGCCTGTCAAATCACGCCTGCATGTCGCTTAAAGTCAGTCTTGAATCAAGCGGTAGAACATTTTTTGGAAGAGTTGGATAAACATACTGTGGCCGATATGGTCAGAGACAATCGTCCCCTTTATCAATTACTTTTAGTTAAGTGA
- a CDS encoding adenylosuccinate synthase produces MGKNVVVLGTQWGDEGKGKIVDLLTERAKYVVRYQGGHNAGHTLVINGEKTVLHLIPSGILRENVISIIANGVVLAPDALMKEMKELESRGIPVRERLLISEACPLILPYHVALDNAREKARGAKAIGTTGRGIGPAYEDKVARRGLRVGDLFDKEAFAVKLKEIIEYHNFQLVNYYNEPAVDYQKTLDDILAVADILTGMVVDVSDLLYKATQKGELVMFEGAQGTLLDIDHGTYPYVTSSNTTAGGVATGSGLGPRYVDYVLGIIKAYSTRVGAGPFPTELFDETGEYLRQKGQEFGATTGRSRRTGWLDIVAIRRAIQINSLSGFCMTKLDVLDGLKEVKICVGYRLPDGTVIDTTPLAAENWEGLEAVYETLPGWDESTFGVKDHSQLPQAALNYIKRVEELTGVPVDIISTGPDRAETMILRDPFDA; encoded by the coding sequence ATGGGTAAGAACGTTGTCGTATTGGGCACCCAATGGGGTGACGAGGGCAAGGGTAAAATCGTCGACTTGCTGACTGAACGGGCTAAATATGTAGTTCGTTATCAAGGGGGCCATAACGCAGGCCATACACTAGTCATCAACGGTGAAAAAACCGTTCTCCACTTAATCCCATCCGGGATCTTACGTGAAAATGTCATTAGCATTATCGCAAATGGGGTCGTTTTAGCACCAGATGCTTTGATGAAAGAGATGAAAGAGCTTGAGTCACGTGGGATCCCTGTACGTGAGCGCCTGCTTATTTCTGAAGCTTGTCCGCTGATCCTGCCTTACCATGTTGCATTGGATAACGCCCGTGAAAAAGCGCGTGGTGCCAAGGCGATTGGTACAACTGGTCGTGGTATTGGTCCTGCGTACGAAGACAAAGTCGCACGTCGTGGCTTGCGTGTTGGTGATCTGTTTGATAAAGAAGCTTTTGCTGTCAAACTGAAAGAAATCATCGAATACCACAACTTCCAGCTAGTTAACTACTACAATGAACCTGCCGTTGATTACCAGAAAACCTTAGATGACATTTTGGCTGTTGCCGATATCCTGACTGGCATGGTAGTTGACGTTTCTGACTTGCTGTACAAAGCAACCCAGAAAGGTGAATTGGTCATGTTCGAAGGAGCGCAGGGTACTCTGCTGGATATCGACCACGGTACCTATCCTTATGTGACCTCTTCCAACACCACTGCGGGTGGCGTTGCAACAGGTTCTGGCTTGGGTCCACGCTATGTTGACTATGTACTGGGTATCATCAAGGCTTACTCTACCCGTGTAGGGGCAGGTCCATTCCCAACTGAACTGTTTGATGAAACAGGTGAATACCTGCGTCAGAAAGGTCAGGAATTTGGTGCAACCACAGGTCGTAGCCGTCGCACTGGCTGGTTGGATATCGTTGCTATTCGTCGCGCGATCCAAATCAACTCCCTGTCTGGCTTCTGCATGACGAAACTAGACGTGTTAGATGGCCTGAAAGAAGTGAAAATCTGTGTTGGTTATCGCCTGCCTGATGGCACTGTCATTGACACGACGCCACTGGCCGCAGAAAACTGGGAAGGTCTTGAAGCAGTTTATGAAACCCTGCCAGGCTGGGATGAAAGTACTTTTGGTGTGAAAGATCACAGCCAATTGCCACAAGCAGCATTGAACTACATCAAACGTGTAGAAGAGCTGACAGGTGTTCCTGTTGATATTATTTCTACAGGCCCAGATCGTGCAGAAACCATGATCCTGCGTGATCCTTTTGACGCTTAA